A window of Cryptomeria japonica chromosome 3, Sugi_1.0, whole genome shotgun sequence contains these coding sequences:
- the LOC131038604 gene encoding uncharacterized protein LOC131038604, whose protein sequence is MGLMKADLYRFVFRGDCGSLRGLARNNLEILQGITPQGNSALHVAASRGHHEMLKLLIRLKPGLLLMKNIKDETPLHRAAAAGELQVVQLLLNINRRRAQENVDLEIGSVFEPDEFGRPVNIDNETALHYAARGGHLRIVENILGRVNDIERIVNNAGESALYTACDHGKYHVAWRLLNQGAFDGDTRRDGQTCLHVAIHTDQIDLALLLLRERNELAEEADGSGNMPLHIATLHCSLCLVRELLHIAPHTSFHVNEAKMAPIHIASQQGYTEIIESLIDETPHCI, encoded by the exons ATGGGTTTAATGAAAGCAGACTTGTACAGATTTGTTTTCAGGGGAGATTGTGGATCTCTGAGAGGATTAGCCAGAAATAATCTGGAAATTCTTCAAGGGATTACCCCACAAGGAAATAGTGCTCTCCATGTTGCAGCCAGCAGAGGGCATCATGAAATGTTAAAGCTGTTGATTCGATTGAAGCCAGGCCTTTTGCTAATGAAGAATATCAAGGATGAAACGCCGCTCCACAGAGCTGCGGCAGCCGGAGAACTGCAAGTAGTACAGCTTCTCCTCAACATTAACCGTCGTCGTGCTCAAGAGAATGTTGATTTAGAAATTGGTTCTGTCTTTGAACCTGATGAGTTTGGGAGACCTGTCAACATAGACAATGAAACGGCGCTACATTATGCTGCGAGAGGCGGTCATCTGAGAATTGTTGAAAACATATTGGGGAGAGTGAATGATATAGAAAGAATAGTGAACAACGCCGGCGAATCTGCTCTTTATACAGCCTGTGATCATGGTAAATATCACGTAGCCTGGAGGTTGCTGAACCAAGGTGCGTTTGATGGCGATACTAGAAGAGATGGACAGACCTGTCTCCATGTAGCTATTCATACAGACCAGATAG ATTTGGCTTTATTATTACTGCGGGAAAGAAATGAACTAGCTGAAGAAGCTGATGGTTCAGGCAACATGCCTTTGCATATAGCAACATTACACTGTTCCTTGTGTCTTGTAAGAGAGTTGCTGCATATAGCACCACATACTAGCTTCCATGTCAACGAAGCTAAGATGGCTCCAATACACATAGCTTCACAGCAGGGTTACACAGAAATAATTGAGTCTTTGATCGACGAGACACCACATTGTATATAA